The sequence ATTAGAAgatgatggatgaaatggatGAGTCCATctgagtgttgtgtgattgacgtATCCCTTTAAAACTCAAAGGGAAATTTTATAGAAAAGTTGTACGACCAGCAATGGCATATGGGGCTGAATCTTGGGCAGTAaagaaaaaccatttaaacAAACTTAATGTTTAATGTGGGTGAAATGAAGATGTTGCGGTGGCTGAGTGGTAAACCTAGaaaggataaaataaagaatgaataaaTTAGAGCAATGGAGGCTTTTGAATGCTCCAGTGCGGGGAAGATATACATTTCAAATCGAAGGAGCTAAAAGGGTTAGAGGTAGAGCTAAAGTAACCATAgaagaagtggtgagaaaaggcATTTATAGATTTAGGAAGTAGGACCGGGATCTTGTATGGATTTGAATAGAACTGATGGGAGaaataggatccatgtagccgaccccatctagatgggataaggctgagttgagttgattaGTTAATGACGTAAACATGTTCATAGAGTTTGAGCCTCACCACACTTCAAACATGACAAAAAATTTCTGTTCCCACACATGGTGCAGGAAACACCCTCTTAATTTTAGAGAGAATAAAGAATTATGCTGAAAGAGCAAAGAACTGAAGAAAGTTTGATTAAACTCTCtcaaaggattaaaaaaaaaaaaacctctcagAGCCACTTTTGATAAGTTATTCCAAATGCCATGTGTCCATAACCCAGTCTTTTCTTCTATGGTGGTGTGTTTATGTGAGTATCAGTCCTTGGTTTGATACTGGTGCTGGCATGCAGCTGCACTTAGGTGATAGTAATGTGGATGTCAACTTCTAGATGACCTTGCTTTATCTATCATTCAATGATGTAAAGGGCTTATTATTCATATTGACTGAGGTTGAAAACCTAGTATTTGTGGCTGTTGCTGTGCTCTCAAAATACTGAGTTTGGTAACATACAGCTGCTGTATGAGCTAGTCCCTAGTTTATGCTCATCATCTGTGTTTTAATATTCTCTAATTGCTTCTCTCTCCCTCGCCCCTTTTGTTCTAAAAAACTTATTTTGTTCCTACCGTATTTATGTAGTTTTGGTTTATTGACATTCATTTACTATAGACATCTATTTGGCTTAATTGACTTGGAATCTTTAATAGGTAGCTTGGATGAGAGGGTTTCTGATAGGGTCTTGTATGAGATCCTCATTCAAGCGGGGCGGGTAGTTGATTTGTACATACCTCGAGACAAGGAAACCAATCGACCCAAAGGCTATGCATTTGCAGAATACGAAACTGAGGAGGTAGCAGATTATGCTGTCCGGCTTTTCTCTGGTCTTGTCACTCTCTACAACAGGACATTGAAATTTGCGGTGCGTGCTTGTTGCTTCAAATTTATAAATTCTTTTgtacttctctttttcttgcaACTTGGCGAAAAGGGTGATTTCAAACTAAGGTGTATCCCTTGGTTAGTGAAGAAATGGTTTCTTAGGCTTCTGTATTCTTTTTGGGTTTCACATTCTATAAAAATTAACATGGCTATGAAACAGATTTCCGGGCAAGATAAGTCCTCGCAGAACTTGTCTTCGCCATTCACGCCT is a genomic window of Macadamia integrifolia cultivar HAES 741 chromosome 13, SCU_Mint_v3, whole genome shotgun sequence containing:
- the LOC122059661 gene encoding splicing factor 3B subunit 4 isoform X2, with translation MPGNPGCTLYIGSLDERVSDRVLYEILIQAGRVVDLYIPRDKETNRPKGYAFAEYETEEVADYAVRLFSGLVTLYNRTLKFAISGQDKSSQNLSSPFTPPSISVPKPRFHPGQPNGTESFQHPLKLSSSCSTPPNYAQDVIPCTSTP